The Micromonospora sediminicola genome contains a region encoding:
- a CDS encoding DUF3618 domain-containing protein: MTGNGTGDVAALREEIRRTRVELGETMELLAARADPKALVRHSAEQAKARMREQAALTAARVRGRAAERARLVRAQAYEKGGAVGRNPLPWAAIAAGAVVTVVVLAIVRGRRR, from the coding sequence ATGACCGGCAACGGGACCGGGGACGTGGCGGCGCTCCGTGAGGAGATCCGCCGGACCCGGGTGGAACTCGGTGAGACGATGGAGCTGCTCGCCGCCAGGGCCGATCCGAAGGCGCTGGTGCGGCACTCCGCCGAGCAGGCGAAGGCGCGGATGCGCGAGCAGGCGGCGCTGACCGCGGCCCGGGTGCGCGGGCGCGCGGCGGAGCGGGCCCGGCTGGTCCGGGCGCAGGCGTACGAGAAGGGTGGGGCGGTCGGGCGCAACCCGTTGCCGTGGGCGGCCATCGCGGCCGGCGCCGTGGTGACCGTGGTGGTGCTGGCGATCGTCCGAGGGAGGCGCAGGTGA
- a CDS encoding phage holin family protein: MADVASRSTSRTGNEPSTAELVQRATEQVTRLVRDELALARAELTQKGKHAGIGIGLFGGGGVMALYGAGALVATVILLLALVMPAWLAALIVAVALFLLAGILALVGKKQVSRAVPPVPEAAVRSVRADVDTVTAAVKDGRRA; this comes from the coding sequence ATGGCTGACGTCGCGAGTCGCAGCACGTCCCGGACCGGGAACGAGCCGTCCACCGCGGAACTGGTGCAACGGGCCACCGAGCAGGTCACCCGCCTGGTACGGGACGAACTGGCGCTGGCCCGCGCGGAGCTGACCCAGAAGGGCAAGCACGCCGGGATCGGGATCGGTCTGTTCGGCGGCGGCGGGGTGATGGCCCTCTACGGCGCCGGCGCGCTGGTCGCCACCGTGATCCTGCTGCTGGCGCTGGTCATGCCGGCGTGGCTGGCCGCCCTGATCGTGGCGGTGGCGCTGTTCCTGCTCGCCGGGATCCTGGCGCTCGTGGGCAAGAAGCAGGTCAGCCGTGCCGTCCCGCCGGTGCCGGAGGCGGCGGTCCGCAGTGTTCGGGCCGACGTCGACACGGTCACCGCCGCGGTGAAGGACGGGAGGCGGGCATGA
- a CDS encoding mechanosensitive ion channel family protein yields the protein MQSYLVTVAAALAAAAVALVLVQVVHRVTRRLGRRSLLMTELTEHSHRSFQVAATVVAVQIAVRFSTLYAVGSPWRQFVLHTLVLAMIAATAWLVASLLVVAEDTALARFRVDVPNNRHARRVRTQVVLLRRLTIAVIVILAVGVMLMTFPAVRGVGAGVLTSAGVVGVVAALAAQSLLGNVFAGLQLAFSDAVRLDDVVVVEGEWGRIEELTLSYVVVQIWDDRRLILPTSYFTSKPFQNWTRTEAAVLGTAEFDLDWAVPVQAMREELRRLCEGTELWDGRVCVLQVTDATGGTVKVRALVSAADAGSLWDLRCLVREHLVTWVRDHRPTALPRLRTEVGDATGPLPWQSVQPRRPVRRTADTEAPDDARVFGGSDDGEARSEVFVGREDHAEARR from the coding sequence GTGCAGAGTTATCTCGTGACCGTCGCCGCCGCGCTCGCCGCGGCGGCGGTCGCGTTGGTGCTGGTCCAGGTGGTGCACCGGGTCACCCGGCGGCTCGGCCGCCGGTCGCTGCTGATGACCGAGCTGACCGAGCACTCGCACCGCTCGTTCCAGGTCGCCGCGACAGTGGTCGCCGTGCAGATCGCGGTCCGGTTCTCCACGCTCTACGCGGTGGGCAGCCCGTGGCGGCAGTTCGTCCTGCACACCCTGGTCCTGGCCATGATCGCGGCCACCGCCTGGCTGGTGGCCTCGCTGCTCGTGGTGGCCGAGGACACCGCGCTGGCCCGGTTCCGGGTGGACGTGCCGAACAACCGGCACGCCCGGCGGGTCCGCACCCAGGTGGTGCTGCTACGCCGGCTCACCATCGCGGTGATCGTGATCCTCGCGGTCGGCGTGATGCTGATGACCTTCCCGGCCGTACGCGGTGTCGGCGCGGGCGTGCTGACCTCCGCCGGTGTGGTCGGTGTCGTCGCCGCGCTGGCCGCGCAGAGCCTGCTCGGCAACGTCTTCGCCGGCCTGCAGCTCGCGTTCAGCGACGCGGTCCGCCTCGACGACGTGGTGGTGGTCGAGGGGGAGTGGGGCCGGATCGAGGAGCTGACGCTCAGCTACGTGGTGGTGCAGATCTGGGACGACCGCCGGCTGATCCTGCCCACCTCCTACTTCACCAGCAAGCCGTTCCAGAACTGGACCCGCACCGAGGCGGCGGTGCTCGGCACCGCCGAGTTCGACCTCGACTGGGCCGTTCCGGTGCAGGCCATGCGGGAGGAGCTGCGGCGGCTCTGCGAGGGCACCGAGCTGTGGGACGGCCGGGTCTGCGTGCTCCAGGTGACCGACGCCACCGGCGGGACGGTGAAGGTCCGGGCGCTGGTCAGCGCCGCCGACGCCGGCAGCCTCTGGGACCTGCGCTGCCTGGTCCGCGAGCACCTGGTGACCTGGGTACGCGACCACCGCCCGACCGCCCTGCCCCGGCTGCGCACCGAGGTGGGCGACGCCACCGGCCCGCTTCCCTGGCAGTCGGTGCAGCCGCGCCGCCCGGTGCGCCGCACGGCCGACACCGAGGCCCCCGACGACGCGCGCGTCTTCGGCGGCAGCGACGACGGCGAGGCCCGCAGCGAGGTGTTCGTGGGTCGGGAGGACCACGCCGAGGCGCGTCGCTGA
- a CDS encoding DUF1206 domain-containing protein, translating to MSLTRNAGATAAQAKNSRWLELLTRAGFIGYGIVHLLFGWLALQIAFGNSGEEGNQNGALRTLGEQPLGKFLLVVIAIGLFAMAIWQASEALVGHQSRTGKERTFERIASVVRVILFVWLGWTSIKVVQDASSNSSNQQQQLTEKLMASDGGRWLVGLAGLVLAAVGIGMVIYGLKKKFERNLKTGEMSPKTRQLTRRLGMVGYAARGAVFAIAGLLIVVAAVKYDPEKARGLDAALRTLRDQPYGPWLLALMALGIAAFGVYCFFQSRYRKV from the coding sequence ATGTCTCTCACCCGGAACGCCGGAGCCACCGCCGCCCAGGCCAAGAACAGCAGGTGGCTCGAACTGTTGACCCGCGCCGGTTTCATCGGCTACGGGATCGTGCACCTCCTCTTCGGCTGGTTGGCGTTGCAGATCGCCTTCGGCAACTCCGGCGAGGAGGGCAACCAGAACGGTGCCCTGCGCACCCTCGGCGAGCAGCCGCTCGGCAAGTTCCTCCTGGTCGTGATCGCGATCGGCCTCTTCGCCATGGCGATCTGGCAGGCCTCCGAGGCGCTGGTCGGGCACCAGTCCAGGACCGGCAAGGAGCGGACCTTCGAGCGGATCGCCTCGGTCGTCCGCGTGATCCTCTTCGTCTGGCTGGGCTGGACCTCGATCAAGGTCGTGCAGGACGCCAGCTCCAACTCCTCCAACCAGCAGCAGCAGCTCACCGAGAAGCTGATGGCCTCCGACGGCGGCCGCTGGCTGGTCGGCCTGGCCGGTCTGGTGCTCGCCGCGGTCGGCATCGGCATGGTGATCTACGGCCTGAAGAAGAAGTTCGAGCGCAACCTCAAGACCGGCGAGATGAGCCCGAAGACCCGCCAGCTGACCCGCCGCCTCGGCATGGTCGGCTACGCCGCCCGGGGCGCGGTCTTCGCCATCGCCGGCCTGCTCATCGTGGTCGCCGCCGTGAAGTACGACCCGGAGAAGGCGCGCGGCCTCGACGCCGCCCTGCGGACGCTGCGCGACCAGCCGTACGGGCCGTGGCTGCTGGCGCTGATGGCGCTCGGCATCGCCGCGTTCGGCGTCTACTGCTTCTTCCAGTCCCGGTATCGCAAGGTCTGA
- a CDS encoding cysteine desulfurase-like protein encodes MAFDVARVRGLYPALGEGFVHFDGAGGTQTAAPVIEAVADAMRAATGNRSTAFAPGRRALDLVAGARAAVADMLGADPSGVVLGPSATALTYTLARTLGAAWRPGDEVVVSRLDHDANVRPWVQAAEAAGATVRWAEFDRTTAELPAGQYADLVTERTRLVAVTAGSNATGTAPDVATIAKTAHAAGALVCVDGVHSVPHGPTDLSSLGADFLVTSAYKWSGPHLAAMVADPARWESLRPAKLIPSADAVPDRFEYGTPSFPLLAGVTAAVDHLASLDPAAGGDRRERVRAGLAAAQAHEEAVFDRLLAGLTARPFVTVYGAPARRCPTVSFRVAGWTPARTAAALGGAGLCLSSGDYYAYEYFQAMGLRDTGGAVRASVYHYNTVDEVDRLLAELDRLAETEGTMVR; translated from the coding sequence ATGGCATTCGACGTGGCCCGGGTGCGGGGGCTCTACCCCGCGCTGGGCGAGGGGTTCGTCCACTTCGACGGCGCCGGCGGCACCCAGACCGCCGCCCCGGTGATCGAGGCGGTGGCCGACGCCATGCGCGCCGCGACGGGCAACCGGAGCACCGCGTTCGCCCCCGGCCGACGCGCGCTGGACCTGGTCGCCGGGGCCCGGGCCGCGGTCGCCGACATGCTCGGGGCGGACCCGTCGGGGGTGGTGCTCGGGCCGAGCGCCACCGCGCTGACGTACACGTTGGCCCGGACGCTGGGCGCGGCCTGGCGGCCGGGCGACGAGGTGGTGGTCTCCCGGCTCGACCACGACGCCAACGTCCGCCCGTGGGTGCAGGCCGCCGAGGCGGCCGGCGCGACGGTGCGCTGGGCCGAGTTCGACCGGACCACCGCCGAACTGCCCGCCGGCCAGTACGCCGACCTGGTCACCGAGCGCACCCGGCTGGTGGCGGTGACCGCCGGCAGCAACGCGACCGGCACCGCGCCGGACGTGGCGACGATCGCCAAGACCGCGCACGCGGCCGGCGCGCTGGTCTGCGTGGACGGGGTGCACTCGGTCCCCCACGGTCCCACCGACCTGTCCTCGCTCGGCGCGGACTTCCTGGTCACCAGCGCGTACAAGTGGTCCGGGCCGCACCTGGCGGCGATGGTCGCCGACCCGGCCCGCTGGGAGTCGTTGCGCCCGGCGAAGCTGATCCCGTCGGCCGACGCGGTCCCCGACCGGTTCGAGTACGGCACGCCCAGCTTCCCGCTGCTGGCCGGCGTGACCGCCGCGGTGGACCACCTGGCGTCGCTCGACCCGGCCGCCGGCGGTGACCGGCGGGAGCGGGTACGCGCCGGCCTCGCCGCCGCCCAGGCGCACGAGGAGGCGGTCTTCGACCGGCTGCTCGCCGGGCTGACCGCGCGCCCCTTCGTGACCGTGTACGGCGCGCCGGCCCGCCGCTGTCCCACGGTGTCGTTCCGGGTGGCCGGGTGGACGCCGGCGCGGACCGCGGCGGCGTTGGGCGGGGCCGGGCTCTGCCTGTCCTCCGGCGACTACTACGCCTACGAGTACTTCCAGGCCATGGGCCTGCGCGACACCGGCGGCGCGGTGCGGGCCAGCGTCTACCACTACAACACGGTCGACGAGGTGGACCGGCTGCTGGCCGAACTGGACCGGCTGGCCGAGACCGAGGGGACAATGGTCCGGTGA
- a CDS encoding GNAT family N-acetyltransferase, translating into MSYLVEENAAKHRFEILVDDALAGFTAYLPRGEVLVFTHTEVDDRYQGQGVGAALIKGTLDQVRARGGRVVPRCPFMAAFIERHPDYADLVVDAP; encoded by the coding sequence GTGAGCTACCTGGTCGAGGAGAACGCCGCCAAGCACCGCTTCGAGATCCTGGTCGACGACGCGCTGGCCGGGTTCACGGCCTACCTGCCCCGGGGAGAGGTGCTGGTCTTCACGCACACCGAGGTCGACGACCGCTACCAGGGGCAGGGCGTGGGCGCGGCGCTGATCAAGGGCACGCTGGACCAGGTCCGGGCCCGGGGCGGCCGGGTGGTGCCCCGGTGCCCGTTCATGGCCGCGTTCATCGAACGTCACCCCGACTACGCCGACCTGGTCGTCGACGCGCCCTGA
- a CDS encoding glycoside hydrolase family 3 protein, giving the protein MSERTVGSTGDLAALAAAVLQPGFVGTTPPPWVCRWLGEGLGSVVLFARNVVDHEQVATLTANLRAERPDVIVAIDEEAGDVTRIESARGSSRPGNFALGAVDDPALTEEVARDLGVELAAVGVTLDYAPDADVNSNPANPVIGVRSFGADPDLVARHTAAWVRGLQAGGVAACAKHFPGHGDTRVDSHHDLPRIGGDRARLDAVELAPFRAAVAAGVQAVMTGHLLVPALDPELPATLSTRILSGLLREELGFGGVVVTDAVEMRAVSDRYGFAGAAVRALAAGADAICVGGERATEADARELRDAIVAAVVSGELPEERLAEAAKRVGQLAAWSVAARAQRVAGPPWRGDSPVGLAAARRAVRVSGDPGLLPLAGPAHVVEFAPPRNIAIGEETPWGIAGPLTRLAPGTTTARYAADALPADPAAGPAGRPLVLVVRDLHRHDWMRDAVDRALTARPDAVVVELGVPELVTGAVHLATHGATAAAARAAAELLAGAR; this is encoded by the coding sequence ATGAGCGAGCGGACCGTGGGATCGACCGGAGACCTGGCGGCGCTCGCCGCCGCCGTCCTGCAACCCGGCTTCGTCGGCACCACGCCGCCGCCGTGGGTCTGCCGCTGGCTCGGCGAGGGGCTCGGTTCGGTGGTCCTGTTCGCCCGTAACGTCGTCGACCACGAGCAGGTGGCCACGCTGACGGCGAACCTGCGGGCGGAGCGGCCCGACGTGATCGTGGCGATCGACGAGGAGGCCGGCGACGTCACCCGGATCGAGTCGGCCCGGGGCAGCTCCCGGCCCGGCAACTTCGCCCTCGGAGCGGTCGACGACCCGGCGCTGACCGAGGAGGTCGCCCGCGACCTCGGCGTCGAGCTGGCCGCGGTCGGCGTCACGCTCGACTACGCCCCGGACGCCGACGTCAACTCCAACCCGGCCAACCCGGTCATCGGGGTGCGCTCGTTCGGCGCCGACCCGGACCTGGTCGCCCGCCACACCGCGGCCTGGGTCCGCGGCCTGCAGGCCGGCGGCGTCGCCGCCTGCGCCAAGCACTTCCCCGGGCACGGCGACACCCGGGTCGACTCGCACCACGACCTGCCCCGCATCGGCGGCGACCGGGCCCGGCTCGACGCGGTCGAGCTGGCCCCGTTCCGGGCCGCGGTGGCGGCCGGCGTGCAGGCGGTGATGACCGGCCACCTGCTGGTGCCCGCGCTGGACCCGGAGCTACCGGCCACCCTGAGCACCCGCATCCTGAGCGGCCTGCTCCGCGAGGAGCTGGGCTTCGGTGGCGTGGTGGTGACCGACGCGGTGGAGATGCGGGCGGTCTCCGACCGGTACGGCTTCGCCGGCGCCGCGGTGCGCGCGCTGGCCGCCGGGGCGGACGCGATCTGCGTGGGCGGGGAGCGGGCCACCGAGGCCGACGCCCGCGAGCTGCGCGACGCGATCGTCGCCGCCGTGGTCAGCGGCGAGCTGCCGGAGGAGCGCCTGGCCGAGGCCGCGAAGCGGGTCGGTCAGCTGGCCGCCTGGAGCGTCGCCGCCCGGGCCCAGCGGGTCGCCGGCCCGCCGTGGCGCGGCGACTCGCCGGTCGGGCTGGCCGCCGCCCGCCGGGCGGTGCGGGTCAGCGGCGATCCCGGGCTGCTGCCGCTGGCCGGGCCGGCGCACGTGGTGGAGTTCGCGCCGCCGCGCAACATCGCCATCGGCGAGGAGACGCCCTGGGGCATCGCCGGGCCCCTGACCCGTCTCGCGCCCGGCACCACCACCGCCCGGTACGCCGCCGACGCGCTCCCCGCCGACCCGGCCGCCGGACCGGCCGGCCGTCCACTGGTGCTGGTCGTGCGCGACCTGCACCGGCACGACTGGATGCGGGACGCGGTCGACCGGGCCCTGACCGCCCGCCCGGACGCGGTGGTGGTCGAGCTGGGCGTGCCCGAGCTGGTCACCGGCGCGGTGCACCTCGCCACCCACGGCGCCACCGCGGCGGCGGCCCGGGCCGCCGCCGAGCTGCTGGCCGGCGCTCGCTGA
- a CDS encoding TIGR03557 family F420-dependent LLM class oxidoreductase → MKIGYFLSSEEYTPAELLAQARGAEQAGFEALWISDHYHPWVDAQGQSPFVWSTIGALSQVCRLPVTTAVTCPTVRIHPAVIAQAAATSAVLHEGRFVLGVGTGEALNEHIFGDAWPQADVRLAMLEEAVEVIRELWRGDFVNHHGRHYTVEHARIYTRPETPPSIYVSGFGPKSIELAARIGDGYVSTMPDADMVRRFREAGGGDKPCQAGFKAAYADTVDEGARIAYERWPNAGVPGELSQVLPSPRHFEQAAQLVRPEQVREAFVCGRDADAHLEMIDRYAKAGYDEVYVANTGPHWQGLFDLYQREVLPRLR, encoded by the coding sequence ATGAAGATCGGCTATTTCCTGTCCAGCGAGGAGTACACACCGGCGGAGCTGCTGGCCCAGGCGCGCGGCGCCGAGCAGGCCGGCTTCGAGGCACTGTGGATCTCCGACCACTACCACCCGTGGGTCGACGCGCAGGGGCAGAGCCCGTTCGTCTGGTCCACCATCGGCGCGCTCAGCCAGGTCTGCCGGCTGCCCGTGACCACCGCGGTCACCTGCCCCACCGTGCGGATCCACCCCGCGGTGATCGCCCAGGCGGCGGCCACCAGCGCGGTGCTGCACGAGGGGCGGTTCGTGCTCGGCGTGGGCACCGGGGAGGCGCTCAACGAGCACATCTTCGGCGACGCCTGGCCGCAGGCCGACGTCCGGCTGGCGATGCTGGAGGAGGCGGTCGAGGTGATCCGCGAGCTGTGGCGCGGCGACTTCGTCAACCACCACGGCCGGCACTACACGGTCGAGCACGCCCGGATCTACACCCGGCCCGAGACGCCCCCGTCGATCTACGTGTCCGGCTTCGGTCCGAAGTCGATCGAGCTGGCCGCCCGGATCGGCGACGGCTACGTCAGCACCATGCCCGACGCCGACATGGTCCGCCGGTTCCGCGAGGCCGGCGGCGGCGACAAGCCGTGCCAGGCCGGCTTCAAGGCCGCCTACGCCGACACCGTCGACGAGGGCGCGCGGATCGCGTACGAGCGTTGGCCGAACGCGGGCGTGCCCGGCGAGCTGTCCCAGGTGCTCCCCTCGCCGCGCCACTTCGAGCAGGCCGCGCAGCTGGTCCGGCCGGAGCAGGTGCGTGAGGCGTTCGTCTGCGGGCGGGACGCCGACGCCCACCTGGAGATGATCGACCGCTACGCCAAGGCCGGGTACGACGAGGTCTACGTGGCCAACACCGGCCCGCACTGGCAGGGGTTGTTCGACCTCTACCAGCGCGAGGTCCTGCCCCGGCTGCGTTGA